Genomic window (Streptomyces yatensis):
AGTTGTAGCCGAGCATCTTGAACAGGCCGAACACCATGTCGGAGTACGAGGCGTTGTCGGTCGCCAGCATCTCCGGCTTCACGCCGCCGTCGAGGTTCAGCAGGGCGTCCAGGATGTGCAGGGAGTCGCGCGGGGTGCCGGGGACGACCATCTGCCCGATGCCCGCGACCTGGTCGTTGACGGCGTTGAGCCAGGTGATGCCGCGCTTGAACCCGAAGTACTTCGGCGACGGGGCGGCGTTGATGGTGCGCACCGGCACCTGGAAGCGCAGCCCGTCCACGGAGGCGAGCAGTCCGTCACCCCAGAACTGCACGATCGGGATGTCGGCCTGGGCGGCGATGAGCCGCGCGTTCGCGGCGGCGATGGTGTCGGCGCGCAGGCAGTACTGGTCGACGTGCACGAGCCGGGCCCGGGTCAGGGCCTCGTAGCCGGGGTTGACCACCGGGGTCAGGCCGATGTTGCACGCCTCGGACACCAGCAGCGCGACCACCGAGGTGGGCAGGTCTTTTCATCCGGGTGGTGCCGTCGCCGAGGTGGACGAACGCGTCGAGGAACCCGGTCCAGGCGTTCACCTCGAACAAAAGGTCCGGCAGGTCGATCTTCGGGAGCATCTTCTCGACTCGCTGGCGCAGCCAGGTCAGGGATTTCGGTTCGCCGAGTGCGCCGAGCTTGTCGACGTTCAGCTTCACCCGCCCGTCGTCCTGCACTTCGATGGAGACCTTCGCCGCCGGCCCTGCTTCCTCCAGGCGTTCGGCGAGCTGCTTCCATCCGGCGTCCAGGCCGCGCACCAGCTCCGCCAGGTGCTCGGTGACGGACATGTCCAGGCTCAGGGCCGCCAGGACGTCTTCCTCGACCGCGTCCCAGTCGGGCCCGTCCAGGAGGCGGGGCGCGCGGGTTGGACCAGCGGTGCGGGGGTGAGGCGAAGACGTCGCGGTTGTTCAGGGCCCGGTGCAGCTGCTCCAGCACGCACACCACGTACGCGTCCCGGTCCACCGCGCCCTGCGGCAGGTCGGGGTTGGCGTACACCGCCTTGCGCCACGCGGGCGGCACGAGCTTGTCGTCCACCTCGCGCGGCAGCAGCGGCTTGACGCCCACCTTCCGCCGCGCCAGCGCCGGAAGGCCGCGCACCCCCGGCCAGGACCCGCTTCCCGGCGCTCGCCGCGTCCAGCGCCTTCGACTCGCCCAGCAACGCGAGGAACGGGCGCACCGTGGCGTACCGGTTGGCGAGCGCGGCCCGCATGGCGACCTCGGCCGAGTTCTCGTCCTCGGGCACCAGCGAGACCACCGTGACGGCCGCGGTCATCACGGCCGCGCGCGGGGCGACCTCCTCCACCGCCGCCCACAGCGCGGCCGCGTCCAGGGCCGCCTCCTGCTCCTCGACCAGCTCCAGCTCCTGAAGCAGCCCCTTCGCCGCCCGCGCGAGCACCCGCGACGCCTTCTCCAGCTGCGGCAACGTCGACAGCCGTTCCTTCTCTGACTTGCGCTTCGCCGTGTTCAGCAGGCGGGCGGCCATCAGGACTTGGAACAGGTCCAGGGCCTCGTCGATCGCCTTCGCCTCCAGGTGCCGCATCACCGCGGTGAGCATCGCCGTGCGCTTGGGCTCCGCCGCCCGCTCCAGCAGCGGCGCCTTCGACCCCAGCGCGTACCGGGCCAAAGCGGCTATTCGGCCGGTGCGGTTCAGACCTGGGAAGTGTTGCCCCTGCTACGGACCCGCGCCGAGAGGAAGCCGATCACACCCGCTGCCCGCAGGCATGTCGCGGATCAGGTCAAGCAGGCCACCGCGTTTCTCGGCTGGCTAGCTGACCGGGACCACACTCTCGCCACCTGCGGTCAGACCGGCGTCGACGCCTGGCACGTCGAGCACAACGAATACGCCCCCAACAGCATTCGCTGCTTCCTGCTGTGGTGTTCGGCCAGCAAGCTCACCCGGCCTTTCCGGCTGTCTCCAGCCCAGATCAGCCGGGCCGCACCCATGCCACAGGCCGAGCGCCTGGAGCTGATCGGGCGCCTTCTCACCGACCCGAGCCTGCCTCTGCGAGCCCGGGTCGCGGGAGGCATCGTCCTGCTCTACGCCCAGCCGCTCAGCCGCGCGGTCCGCCTCACGCTGGACGACATCACCTGCGGCGACCAGCAGACCCTTCTCCGGCTCGGCGAGCCTCCGTCCCCCGTTCCCGAACCGCTAGCGGAACTCCTATTCCGCTGGATCGACAACCGGGACAACATGAAGAACACCGGGACCAACGCCTGCCGGTGGCTTTTCCGGCCGCCGAGCCGGGCAACCGCTCCACCCCGACGTCCTGGCGGCTCTCCTCAACGACATCGGCATCCCCACCACCGCCGGCCGCACCGCCGCGATCCGGCAGCACGTCCTGGAGATGCCCGCCCCGGTCGTCGCTGAGGCTCTGAGCTACCACCGCGTTACCACGGCCAAGCTGGCCTCCGAGGCCGGAGGCACCTGGAGCCGATACGCCTCTGGTGACCACCGGCGGTCACCACCAGGCTGGACACCACGGAGCACTATCTGAACCTGCTGTCAGCCGACTGAAGCCGCTACTCCGCAGGAAGGGGACTCAACGGAATCTGCATCAACGCCCAGCGCGTGAAGGTCAGCAAAGCCTCGCCGGCGAGGTCCTCAAGCCGGTAGAAGTCCTCCGGCAGCACGTCGAGCAGGAAGTGCTCGACTTCCCGGTCTGCTCGCTTGATCAGGACGAGGGAGCGATAACAGACCTTGGGGGGATGCTCAAGAAGGATCGCTCTCAGAGACCCCGTCGCATCGTCCGCCAGGTGCTGATCAAGCCATCCAGGATCACGTCCCCTGCCGAGGTTGAGGCGCTCGCTCTTCGAGCTCAGTCCTACCAGGTCCTGCTTGTTCACACGCTTGATTGCTTTGGGCACCTTCTCCGGCATGAGAGCAGGTTAGCCCTCGACGACCAGACCGCGAGTTGCTGCACAGCGCAGACCATGTCCCTGCGACGCCCCAGCACACACAGTGACTACAACGACCGCTTGGGCAGCAGTACTCGCGACAGTTGATTACGCGAGTTCACCAGTACCGAGGCCGGTGTACCGGGGTTCGGCGTCGGAAAGCAGTGGGCGGATCTTCGACCAGGCGCCGTCGGCGCCGATGAGGAGGCCGCTGGTCACGGTCGTGCCGTCGGTGAAGGCCAGCTCGTGTCGGCCGTCGCCGAGGGGCCGGACACCGGTGACCTTGTGTCCCCACCGGACCGTCTGATCGGGAAGGGAGTCGAGCAGGATGCGGCGCAGGTCTCCGCGGAGCACTTCGGGACGCCGCCCCGTGCCGTCGTCGGGGGCGTCGAGCAGCAGCTTGCCGTGCTGGTCGAGCACACGCGACGCCTCGGCGCCCTCGTGGATGATCGCGCGGAACTCGTCGGTGAGGCCGGCGTCGGCGAGCGCGCGCTGCCCGTCGGCCTCGTGGATGTCGAGCCGGCCGCCCTGCGTGCGGGACTTCTCCGAGGGATCGGCCTCGTAGACCGCCCCGCTGCCGTCGGTCGGCGCGTTGGTCGCCGCGCCCAGCAGACCCAGCGAACTGCCGGACGTGCCGCCCGGCATCGGGATGGCCTGGCCCGCCATCTCCAGGTGTTCACGCGCGTGCAGATCACGTCGTCCTGCTGCTTGTCAGCCCGCGGCCAAGAGTCGCCTGAGCCAGGCGCTGCGGGTCGCCGATGCGGTCTGCGACAGCGCAGCTTGTGGCGCGATGCCGTCGAACCCGTGGAAACCGCCCGGCCAGACGTGCAACTCGGTCTGGACACCGGCCTGCAGCAGCCGAGCGGCGTAGTCAATGTCCTCGTCGCGGAAGGTCTCGACAGAGCCGACGTCGATGAAGGAGCTGGGCAAGCCAGTCAGGTCGGTCGCCCTCGCAGGCGCCGTGTAGATGCTGACGTCGCTGCCACCTCTGTGTTCGCCGAGCAACGCGTTCCATCCGGTCATGTTGCTGGTGGTGTCCCAGAGGCCCTCGCCGTCCAGTTCCTGGCTGCTCGGTGTGAGGAACCGGTCGTCGAGCATCGGGCACATGAGCAACTGACCCAGCAGCTGAGGGCCACCGCGGTCGCGTGCGAGAAGCGCCACGCCGGCCGCGAACCCGCCGCCGGCGCTCGCCCCGGTGACGACGATGCGGTTCGGGTCACCGCCTATCTCCGTGGCGAGTCTATGGGTGCCCAGCAGACCCGCGTAGCAGTCCTCGATCGGCGCCGGGTCGGGGTGCTCCGGTGCCAGGCGGTACTCCACCGACACCACGATGGCGCCGATGTCGACGGCCCAGTCCAGCACGCCGCCGGCTACGGTGCGGTTGTTGCCGATGATCATGCCGCCGCCGTGCATGTAGTAGAGGATGGGCGCTCCTGCCGCCAGACCCACCGGCTTGAGGACGAGGAGCGAAACCTCCGGAGCGCCCGCCGGGCCGGGTACGGACAAGTTCTGCAGTTGGAGCGTCCCGTTGCGCGTCAGGGCCTCGTCCGGGACCGCGAATATGGGGTTGGCTCGCAGTTCCTCGATGTCCTCGGCGGTAATGGTCGGTGATAGGTGTTCGTGTACGACCGTCAGCGCTGCGGCGAGCTCAGGGTCGAGCGGTGGGTGCGTCCTGGCCATCGGCGATTCCTCGGTTCAGGGGGCGGTGATCTTGTCGGAGAGGGGGGCGATGATGGTGTCGGCAACCCAGCGTGCGACGCCGGTCGGGTAGGGCGCGCCCAGTCCGAGCACGATGTGGCTGAACCCGCCATCGAGCGCCGCGCGGATGGTGTGGCGGGTGTGCTGAGGGCGATCGTAGGAGACGGGCAGGACGATGGATCGGGTGATCTCAGCCGGGTTACGGCCGGTCTCCTCGCACAGCCGGTCGAGGGTGGCGCTGCGCTCGATCGCCTTGTCGATGGTGCCTCCGGGCATGTTCCACCGGTCCGCATGCTCGGCAACCACGCGCAGCGTCCGGGTGGCCTGACCGCCGACCAGGATCGGGGGGCGGGGATGCTGGACGGGTTTGGGACTGCAGAACGCGCCCGTCATCTGGTGGTACTCGCCGTGGAAGTCGAATGGTGCGGTTTCGGTCCATAGTCTGCGGATGATCGTGCACGCCTCGGCGAGGCTTCCGACCGCGTGGGCGGCATCGTGGAAGGGAAGGCCGTGAGCTGTGTACTCACGCCGGGCCAGTGGCACGTCGGTGCGAGAGCCCGCGCCGATACCGAACTCGAGCCGGCCGCCGGAGACGGCATCGACAGTGGCGGAGATCTTGGCCAGCATGGCCGGTGGGCGGAACCTGTTGCTGGTGACCATCACCCCGAGCCGCAACCGCTCGGTTTGGGCCGCGAGAGCGGACAGCAGTGTCCAGCCCTCGAAGGTGGGCCCGTTCGGGTCGCCGCCGAGCGGCATGAGGTGGTCGAACAGCCAGGCGTGCTCGATCTGAGGGATGCCGTCCGCCTCATGCCAGACCCGCAGGACGTCGTCGTAGGCGACCTGCGCGGGGGCGGTCATGATTCCGAAACTGGAGATACCGGCCGGTGCCAGGTGGTTGGTCACTTCGAGTCGATGCTTCCCAGCGGGTCGGCGGCCGCAGCCAGAGTCCGACGGGCGGTAGGCCACGCGTCGTTGTCCAGGCCGAGTGCGGTACGCAGATACGCCAGGGTGGCGTGCTGGACGAGCGCGACACGCTCGGGGCTTTCGTCGGTGGTGCGCGTGTCGTTGGCTCCCTGGATGCCGCCGAGTCCGTGTTCCGCGCCGAACAGGGTCAGCAGATCGGTGGCGCCCGGGCTGAGGCGGTAGCCGTCGGTGAACCAGTCCGGACCGCGCACCGTGAGCGGAGACTGGTCCGCGTCGCCGGCGACCATAAGACTGGGTGTCTTCAGCTCGGCGAAATCAGGGTTCATGAACGGGAAGTACTGGGTGGCGAGCGGGCTCAGGTCGGCGCCGCCGGTACCGGGCAGGCACAGCAGCACGGCCGCGCTGACTCGCGGCTCGGCCATGCTCTCACCGGGAGTGCCGTCGGCGCCGACGACCCGTGCACCCGCCAGGGTGCTGGCGGTCTGCGCGCCCCAGGAATGTCCGGCTACCGCAATGCGGTCGTGGTCGATGCGGCCGGCCAGCCCGGGCACGGCGGCTTCAAGTGTGTCGAGCTGGTCCAGGACGCGAGCGAGGTCGTCGGTGCGGATGCGCCAGATGAGCGGGGTGCGCGGGTCGTCGGGGGCGAGGCCGAGGGAGTCGAGATGTGTGGGCTGGATGACGACGAAGCCGCGGGCGGCCCAGAAGCCGACCAGAGGTGCGTAATCGTCCATGGTCAGGGTCATGCCGTGCGAGAGGACGACGACGGGCAGGTTGTGGCCGGTCGTGGGCGCTGTGACCCGCACCTGCACGTCCTGGCCGCGGTCCGGGGCGGGCAGCGCGATCGGGCTGACAGAGATGACTGAGGCGGTGAAGGCGTTGCCGCCGTCCGCTGACGTGGTGCCGCTCATGTGGTGCATGCCTTTCTCGATAGGCCCAGTGGGCTCGTGCGGCGCGGCGTCTGGCATCCTTGAAATATGGAGCGCCGCTCCGGATCAGAATACGGAGCGATGCTCCGCTTTGCAAGTGGGAGGTGTTCACGATGTCCGCAGCCGATACTCCGCCGGCAGCCGCAGGTCGCAAGCGAGCCGACGTCCGCCGAAACGAGCAGAGGCTCCTGGACGCAGCCGCGGCCGTGTTCGTCCGTATGGGGGTCCACGCTCCCGTACGGGAGATCGCAGCGGAATCAGGCCTCGGCATGGGCACCATCTACCGCCACTTCCCCACCCGGGCGGACTTGGTGGTCGCGGTCTTCCGCCACCAGGTTGACGCACTCGCCGCAGCCGCCCACCCGGCGCAAACTGCCGATGCCTACGAAGTCCTGCGGCAGTGGGTCCACCAATTCGCCGACTTCCTCGTCACCAAACACGGCCTCGCCGAGGCGCTGCACTCGGACCAAGCCGGATTCGAGACCCTGCACAACGAGTTCGTCGAACGCCTGCTACCCGTGCTCGACCAACTGCTGAAAGCGTCCGCCTCCGCTGGCCACACACGCGCCGACGTACGGGCCTACGACTTCATGCTCGCCATCGGCAACCTGTGCATCGGAATCGAGACCTTCCCCGACTACCAGGCCCGCCACATGATCGACCTGATGCTCGCCGGCCTTGCCCAGCCCGCCCCGGCACCGACAGACGATGAGGTCGGCAACTCGGCCGGAAACAACCGAGCTTGTTGACCCGGCTTGTTGCCTACGGCAGTGGGGCCCGGGACCGTGATGCGGTGCCTCCGCTTGCCGTGCTGGCGCAGGAGCTGCTCGATGCGCTTGCGGTTCACCATCACACCACCCGCGCGGAGCTAGGCGGTGAGGTGTAGGCCGTCGAGGACGGTGTCGAAGCCTTCCTGATCGGCACGACCACGCAGGAACACGACCACGCAGGAATGGAACTTCATCCTCGGCGACCTCACATCGCACCCACCAAGGAGGCCGCTCTAAACGGCATGGCCAACCTCGGATGCACCGCCGCCGACCTCGACACCTACCTCAGCCGACTCGGCAGCAAGGATCCCGGCCACGCACTGGCCCAAGCACTCAGCGACCGCACCTTCAGGCGCCCCGCCCGCCGCCTCGCCGACACCGCCGCCCAAGCCGGCATCCCCACCTACGCCTACCAATCCGCCTGGCCCGTCCCGCACTTCGGCGCCGCCCACTGCACCGACCTCCCCTTCGTCTTCGACCACCTCAACGCACCCCAGGCACCCGAACTCCTGGACCCGACGCCCCCCAGCACACGGCCACAGACATGCACACCGCACTCGTGTGCTTCGCCCACGGCGATCACCCCGGATGGAGCGCCTACACCGCCGAAGAGCGCCGCACCATGGTCTTCGACCACAACTCCCGGGAATGCACCGACGGTCTCGCCAGGTCCCCCAACGAACTCTCAATGCCCGTAGTCCCCTCCTCGCACAGTCGATGCGCGGCAGGGCGCTGTGAGGGAACTCG
Coding sequences:
- a CDS encoding TetR/AcrR family transcriptional regulator, with the translated sequence MSAADTPPAAAGRKRADVRRNEQRLLDAAAAVFVRMGVHAPVREIAAESGLGMGTIYRHFPTRADLVVAVFRHQVDALAAAAHPAQTADAYEVLRQWVHQFADFLVTKHGLAEALHSDQAGFETLHNEFVERLLPVLDQLLKASASAGHTRADVRAYDFMLAIGNLCIGIETFPDYQARHMIDLMLAGLAQPAPAPTDDEVGNSAGNNRAC
- a CDS encoding alpha/beta hydrolase, producing MARTHPPLDPELAAALTVVHEHLSPTITAEDIEELRANPIFAVPDEALTRNGTLQLQNLSVPGPAGAPEVSLLVLKPVGLAAGAPILYYMHGGGMIIGNNRTVAGGVLDWAVDIGAIVVSVEYRLAPEHPDPAPIEDCYAGLLGTHRLATEIGGDPNRIVVTGASAGGGFAAGVALLARDRGGPQLLGQLLMCPMLDDRFLTPSSQELDGEGLWDTTSNMTGWNALLGEHRGGSDVSIYTAPARATDLTGLPSSFIDVGSVETFRDEDIDYAARLLQAGVQTELHVWPGGFHGFDGIAPQAALSQTASATRSAWLRRLLAAG
- a CDS encoding LLM class flavin-dependent oxidoreductase, producing MTAPAQVAYDDVLRVWHEADGIPQIEHAWLFDHLMPLGGDPNGPTFEGWTLLSALAAQTERLRLGVMVTSNRFRPPAMLAKISATVDAVSGGRLEFGIGAGSRTDVPLARREYTAHGLPFHDAAHAVGSLAEACTIIRRLWTETAPFDFHGEYHQMTGAFCSPKPVQHPRPPILVGGQATRTLRVVAEHADRWNMPGGTIDKAIERSATLDRLCEETGRNPAEITRSIVLPVSYDRPQHTRHTIRAALDGGFSHIVLGLGAPYPTGVARWVADTIIAPLSDKITAP
- a CDS encoding alpha/beta hydrolase family protein — translated: MSGTTSADGGNAFTASVISVSPIALPAPDRGQDVQVRVTAPTTGHNLPVVVLSHGMTLTMDDYAPLVGFWAARGFVVIQPTHLDSLGLAPDDPRTPLIWRIRTDDLARVLDQLDTLEAAVPGLAGRIDHDRIAVAGHSWGAQTASTLAGARVVGADGTPGESMAEPRVSAAVLLCLPGTGGADLSPLATQYFPFMNPDFAELKTPSLMVAGDADQSPLTVRGPDWFTDGYRLSPGATDLLTLFGAEHGLGGIQGANDTRTTDESPERVALVQHATLAYLRTALGLDNDAWPTARRTLAAAADPLGSIDSK